The proteins below come from a single Bacteroidales bacterium genomic window:
- the nifJ gene encoding pyruvate:ferredoxin (flavodoxin) oxidoreductase: MTKKRKFITCDGNYAAAHIAYMFSEVAAIYPITPSSNMAEYVDEWAAHGRKNIFGETVLVTEMQSEAGAAGAVHGSLQAGALTSTYTASQGLLLMIPNMYKIAGELLPGVFHVSARSIAAQALSIFGDHSDVMSTRQTGFAMLATSSVQEIMDIAAVAHLAAIKSRVPFLHFFDGFRTSHEVQKVEYFDTEELAGLVDHKALQEFRDRALNPENPVTRGTAQNPDIYFQTREVANRFYDALPDIVENYMQELSAKCGREYHPFMYYGDPEAENIIVAMGSITETIRETVEYLNAQGKKTGVVVVHLYRPFSEKFFFNVLPKSVKRIAVLDRTKEPGSIGEPLYLDIKSMFYGKDNAPVIVGGRYGLSSKDTFPSHIVSVFANLEQNEPKNDFTIGIVDDVTFKSLAVQPQINVLPKGTFSGKFYGLGSDGTVGANKNSIMIIGDHTDKYAQGYFSYDSKKSGGFTVSHLRFGDKPIRAPYLVKNSDFVACHVPAYLGKYDMISGLKRGGVFLLNSIWDAEETKERLPDDMKKYMAQNEINFYIINATKIAVEIGLGNRTNTIMQSAFFKIADVIPYDEALTHMRKAVIKSFGKKGEEVVNMNFASIERGAELEKVEIPAEWANINVQVTTDDRDIPDFIRNVVEPMNAQRGDELPVSTFLGREDGTFPQGTTAYEKRGIAVDVPMWIPENCIQCNQCAFVCPHACIRPFLINEEEMQQLPEGLDTLTAIPKTFDGYKYRIQVSPLDCTGCGVCVDVCPSKVKALELMSLESQHHEIENWNMVSKLVSYKDTIVPKDKSVKNSQFAQPLFEFSGACAGCGETPYVKLVTQLFGERMIIANATGCSSIYGGSAPATPYTVNKDGHGPAWANSLFEDNAEYGLGMALASRKLRERIALRMKDALSNGIGDTAREAFSYWLEVMDDAEKSNGASLKVVEALQGLNHPLASEILNLKHYLTKKSVWIFGGDGWAYDIGYGGLDHVIASGENVNLLVLDTEVYSNTGGQASKSTPVGAVAKFAASGKKIRKKDLGMMAMSYGYVYVAQIAMGSSQSQALKAIREAEAYPGPSVVIAYSPCIAHGLRSGMGMTQEQTKLAVEAGYWHNYRFNPTLEEEGKNPFELDSKEPDWSKFQEFLHSEVRYTSLVKAFPTEATELFKAAEQNAKWRYNAYKRMAAMEF; this comes from the coding sequence ATGACCAAAAAGAGAAAATTCATTACTTGTGATGGCAATTATGCAGCCGCGCACATTGCTTATATGTTCAGCGAAGTTGCTGCCATTTATCCTATCACTCCTTCCTCAAACATGGCTGAATATGTTGATGAGTGGGCTGCCCACGGCCGCAAGAATATATTCGGTGAAACCGTGTTGGTGACCGAAATGCAATCAGAGGCTGGTGCAGCCGGAGCAGTTCACGGATCTTTGCAAGCCGGAGCGCTTACAAGCACTTACACAGCATCACAAGGTTTGCTGCTGATGATCCCCAATATGTATAAAATTGCCGGCGAACTGCTTCCCGGAGTATTTCATGTATCAGCCCGCAGTATCGCAGCACAGGCGTTATCAATTTTTGGTGATCACAGTGATGTAATGAGCACCCGCCAAACCGGTTTCGCGATGCTTGCAACAAGCAGTGTGCAGGAAATCATGGATATTGCAGCAGTAGCGCATCTTGCTGCTATTAAATCCCGTGTTCCTTTCCTGCATTTCTTCGATGGTTTCCGTACTTCGCATGAGGTTCAGAAAGTAGAATATTTCGATACCGAAGAATTAGCCGGACTAGTTGACCACAAAGCATTACAAGAATTCCGCGATCGCGCACTCAACCCTGAGAATCCTGTTACACGTGGTACAGCACAGAATCCTGATATTTATTTTCAGACCCGCGAAGTGGCAAACAGGTTTTACGACGCTTTACCCGACATCGTTGAAAATTACATGCAGGAACTCTCGGCTAAATGCGGACGCGAGTATCATCCTTTTATGTATTATGGTGATCCTGAAGCAGAAAATATAATTGTAGCGATGGGCTCAATTACCGAAACCATCCGTGAAACCGTAGAATATCTGAACGCGCAGGGTAAAAAAACAGGCGTTGTTGTAGTTCATCTTTATCGTCCCTTCTCTGAGAAATTTTTTTTCAATGTACTGCCAAAGTCGGTAAAACGCATTGCTGTATTGGATCGAACCAAAGAACCTGGCTCCATTGGCGAACCACTTTATCTTGACATAAAAAGCATGTTTTATGGAAAGGATAATGCGCCGGTTATTGTTGGAGGCCGCTATGGCTTGAGTTCCAAAGATACATTTCCATCGCATATTGTTTCGGTATTTGCCAACCTTGAGCAAAATGAACCTAAAAACGATTTCACCATTGGTATTGTTGATGATGTTACTTTCAAATCATTAGCCGTTCAACCGCAAATCAACGTACTGCCCAAAGGCACTTTCAGCGGAAAGTTTTACGGTCTTGGTTCGGACGGAACAGTTGGCGCCAACAAGAATTCCATCATGATCATTGGCGATCACACCGATAAATACGCCCAGGGATATTTTTCGTACGATAGCAAGAAATCAGGCGGTTTCACGGTATCGCACCTTCGGTTTGGCGATAAACCAATCCGGGCGCCTTATTTGGTGAAGAATTCGGATTTTGTGGCTTGCCACGTGCCGGCATATCTGGGTAAATACGACATGATCTCAGGTTTAAAAAGAGGAGGTGTATTTCTGCTGAACAGTATCTGGGATGCCGAAGAAACCAAGGAACGCCTTCCTGATGACATGAAGAAATACATGGCCCAAAATGAGATAAATTTTTATATCATCAACGCTACAAAAATTGCAGTTGAAATCGGGTTGGGCAATCGTACGAACACAATTATGCAATCGGCTTTCTTCAAGATTGCCGATGTAATTCCTTACGATGAAGCTTTAACCCATATGCGTAAAGCCGTTATCAAGTCGTTTGGCAAAAAGGGCGAAGAAGTTGTCAATATGAACTTTGCCTCAATAGAACGTGGCGCTGAACTTGAAAAAGTTGAGATCCCGGCAGAATGGGCCAATATCAATGTCCAGGTCACCACCGATGATCGCGATATCCCCGATTTTATCCGCAATGTGGTTGAACCTATGAACGCGCAACGTGGCGATGAACTTCCTGTAAGCACATTCCTTGGCCGCGAAGACGGAACTTTCCCACAAGGAACAACAGCATACGAAAAGCGTGGTATTGCTGTTGACGTACCCATGTGGATTCCTGAAAATTGTATTCAGTGTAACCAGTGTGCTTTTGTTTGCCCTCACGCTTGTATTCGTCCGTTCCTGATCAATGAGGAAGAAATGCAGCAATTGCCCGAAGGCCTTGACACCCTGACAGCCATTCCAAAAACATTTGATGGTTATAAGTACCGCATCCAGGTAAGTCCGCTTGATTGTACCGGTTGCGGCGTTTGCGTTGATGTTTGTCCTTCAAAAGTAAAGGCCCTTGAGCTTATGTCACTCGAAAGTCAGCATCACGAGATCGAAAACTGGAACATGGTTTCAAAGCTTGTTTCATACAAAGACACTATTGTTCCAAAGGATAAATCAGTCAAGAACAGCCAGTTTGCACAACCGTTGTTTGAATTCTCAGGAGCCTGCGCCGGTTGCGGTGAAACTCCATACGTAAAACTTGTGACCCAACTCTTTGGCGAGCGCATGATTATTGCCAACGCAACAGGATGTTCTTCCATTTATGGCGGTTCAGCACCTGCAACTCCTTATACTGTGAATAAAGATGGGCACGGGCCGGCCTGGGCCAACTCGTTGTTCGAAGACAATGCAGAGTATGGATTAGGGATGGCACTTGCATCACGCAAATTACGCGAAAGAATTGCGTTGCGCATGAAAGACGCACTTTCCAATGGCATCGGCGACACAGCCAGGGAAGCTTTCAGTTACTGGCTCGAAGTGATGGATGATGCTGAAAAATCGAATGGCGCATCATTGAAAGTAGTCGAAGCCCTGCAAGGACTCAATCATCCACTTGCCAGTGAAATTCTCAACCTGAAACATTATCTCACCAAGAAATCAGTCTGGATTTTTGGTGGCGATGGCTGGGCCTATGATATTGGCTACGGTGGTTTGGATCACGTGATTGCATCAGGTGAAAATGTGAACCTGTTGGTGCTGGATACTGAAGTTTACTCGAACACCGGTGGACAGGCTTCCAAATCAACCCCGGTCGGAGCTGTTGCGAAGTTTGCTGCTTCAGGCAAAAAGATCAGGAAAAAAGATCTCGGAATGATGGCCATGAGCTACGGCTATGTTTACGTAGCCCAGATTGCCATGGGTTCCAGCCAGTCACAGGCCTTAAAAGCCATTCGTGAGGCAGAAGCTTATCCCGGTCCATCGGTTGTGATTGCTTATTCACCATGTATTGCACACGGTTTACGTTCGGGCATGGGCATGACCCAGGAGCAGACAAAACTGGCAGTGGAAGCAGGCTACTGGCATAATTACCGCTTCAATCCTACGCTTGAAGAAGAAGGCAAGAATCCTTTTGAACTTGATTCAAAAGAACCCGATTGGAGCAAGTTCCAGGAATTCCTTCATAGCGAAGTACGCTATACTTCGCTTGTGAAAGCTTTCCCTACCGAAGCAACCGAGCTCTTCAAAGCAGCCGAACAAAATGCAAAATGGCGCTACAACGCCTACAAACGTATGGCCGCTATGGAGTTCTAA
- a CDS encoding 4Fe-4S binding protein, with product MFKPHNLKKLRVFVSIVFLLSLSFIFLDTKETFPVWFRESFLFLQLVPSVIQATTVIGWMALGILVVIILTLLFGRIYCSFICPLGILQDVITRIANLFRKKKRRFRFLKARNILRYSLLIVVVAASFSGFIIILGWLDPFSVFGRFMTHAVRPVYIYINNGISSLLFSINNYWLNPIEFRAYSWASAGAVVALMTLVVWMAAAYGRQYCNTVCPVGTFLGLLSKFSLYKIRLDQQLCNSCGLCQQVCKAGCINTKEKSVDMSRCVGCYNCLTACKSNGVLYSIGLPITSDASHNSSRRQFLGSSASLVIATAGLANTIDQPQHENPTTIPEEKNFPVSPPGSKSLDHFVSKCIACHLCVSVCPKQVLQPSLFEYGLKGFLQPRMDYHTSFCNFDCTLCGEACPTGAILPLTLEQKHVEQIGKVVFIRRNCIVRTDLTDCGACSEHCPTKAVIMVPWRKVLLIPEVKPEICIGCGACEYACPTKPFKAIYVDGNKVHQIADKPEVLEQLAAPKPEDDFPF from the coding sequence ATGTTCAAACCACACAATCTTAAGAAATTAAGGGTCTTTGTTTCAATAGTGTTTCTGCTTTCTCTTTCCTTTATCTTTTTAGATACCAAAGAAACCTTCCCGGTCTGGTTCAGGGAATCCTTTTTGTTTCTGCAATTGGTTCCTTCTGTTATTCAGGCTACAACCGTCATTGGATGGATGGCACTGGGCATTCTGGTTGTGATAATTCTTACCTTACTTTTTGGCCGGATTTATTGTAGTTTCATCTGCCCACTGGGCATCCTGCAGGATGTAATAACAAGAATCGCAAATTTGTTCCGGAAAAAGAAACGCAGGTTCAGGTTTTTAAAGGCCAGGAATATACTTCGTTATAGTCTTCTTATAGTAGTTGTTGCTGCGTCATTTTCAGGATTTATAATCATTTTAGGCTGGCTTGATCCATTCAGTGTTTTTGGCCGTTTTATGACCCATGCAGTCAGGCCAGTGTATATCTATATAAACAATGGTATATCCTCCCTGCTTTTCAGCATTAATAATTATTGGCTGAACCCGATTGAATTTCGTGCGTATAGTTGGGCATCAGCAGGAGCAGTTGTTGCATTAATGACCCTGGTGGTTTGGATGGCTGCCGCTTATGGCCGGCAGTATTGCAATACGGTTTGTCCGGTAGGAACATTTCTGGGTTTATTATCAAAATTCTCGCTCTACAAAATCAGGCTTGATCAGCAACTTTGCAACTCATGTGGATTGTGCCAGCAGGTTTGTAAAGCGGGCTGCATCAACACCAAAGAGAAATCAGTTGACATGTCCCGCTGCGTAGGTTGTTATAACTGCCTGACAGCCTGTAAATCAAATGGGGTGTTATATAGCATTGGGCTTCCAATTACTTCAGATGCTTCGCACAATTCTTCAAGGAGGCAATTTCTGGGCAGTTCGGCTTCACTGGTGATTGCCACTGCCGGCCTTGCAAACACTATAGATCAACCACAGCATGAGAATCCTACAACAATACCTGAAGAGAAAAACTTTCCCGTTTCGCCACCGGGATCAAAAAGTCTTGACCACTTTGTTTCAAAATGTATTGCCTGCCACCTTTGCGTGAGTGTATGTCCAAAGCAAGTACTACAACCCTCCCTTTTTGAATATGGGCTGAAAGGATTTCTGCAACCACGAATGGATTACCATACGAGCTTCTGTAACTTCGATTGCACTTTATGCGGCGAAGCATGTCCGACCGGTGCAATTTTGCCGTTAACACTGGAACAAAAACACGTTGAGCAGATAGGGAAGGTTGTATTTATCCGCCGCAATTGTATCGTGCGAACCGATCTCACCGACTGCGGTGCCTGTTCGGAGCATTGCCCTACCAAGGCTGTGATTATGGTTCCCTGGCGGAAGGTATTGCTGATTCCAGAAGTCAAGCCCGAGATTTGTATTGGTTGTGGCGCGTGTGAATATGCTTGTCCGACCAAACCCTTCAAAGCCATTTATGTGGATGGAAATAAAGTTCATCAAATCGCTGACAAACCTGAGGTTCTGGAACAGCTTGCAGCACCAAAACCGGAAGATGATTTCCCATTTTAA
- a CDS encoding 5'-nucleotidase, lipoprotein e(P4) family — protein sequence MRKISLVLSSILLAHVLFLPACFPPFEPKEPATITDTIVSDTIPVPELTEAELAKIPIGEQAVMATLYTQQAAEYRALCYQTFNLARFMLERDLRDNNVNSPRAIICDIDETLLDNSPHSAKCIENQTSYPDFWDEWCELGKARALPGAVEFLNLARNYGVSIFYITNRRDHLQEATMRNMRELNFPQVEDKHMMFRTAESGKENRRMAVARKHHITMLIGDNLNDFTDVFENKSAAEKLALTDSLHLEFGRRFIVLPNAMYGDWEGTLYNYNFAISDSAKMAIRRQWMESF from the coding sequence ATGAGAAAAATCAGCCTGGTTTTATCGAGCATTCTGCTTGCACATGTTTTATTCCTTCCTGCGTGTTTTCCACCTTTTGAACCAAAAGAACCTGCAACGATAACTGATACAATCGTTTCGGATACTATCCCTGTACCCGAATTAACCGAAGCTGAGCTTGCCAAAATCCCTATCGGGGAGCAGGCTGTGATGGCAACGCTTTATACACAACAGGCCGCAGAATATCGTGCGTTGTGTTATCAAACGTTTAACCTTGCACGCTTCATGCTTGAACGTGATTTACGCGATAATAATGTGAACTCACCCCGGGCGATCATCTGCGATATTGATGAAACCTTGCTTGATAATAGCCCACATAGCGCCAAATGCATCGAAAACCAAACTTCTTATCCTGATTTCTGGGATGAATGGTGTGAGTTGGGCAAAGCCAGGGCTTTACCCGGCGCTGTTGAATTTTTGAACCTGGCCCGAAACTACGGAGTTTCCATATTTTATATTACGAACCGCCGCGATCATTTACAGGAAGCAACAATGCGAAATATGCGTGAGTTGAACTTTCCCCAGGTTGAAGACAAGCATATGATGTTTCGAACCGCCGAATCCGGAAAAGAGAACCGAAGGATGGCCGTTGCCCGCAAGCATCATATTACCATGCTTATCGGGGACAATCTGAATGACTTTACCGATGTGTTCGAAAACAAAAGCGCGGCAGAAAAGCTTGCCCTTACTGATAGCCTGCACCTTGAGTTTGGCAGAAGGTTCATAGTTCTACCCAATGCCATGTACGGCGACTGGGAAGGAACTCTTTACAATTATAACTTTGCAATCAGCGACTCAGCCAAAATGGCCATCCGAAGACAATGGATGGAATCATTTTGA
- a CDS encoding DUF362 domain-containing protein, which yields MKRRDFLQKTAAATLVAGTAFKFGSFSSLWAMEASAVNDKPYDLVAVRNGEPEAMFDKAIESLGGIGKFVKPGRSVVVKPNIGWDVSPERAANTHPGLVKRIIEHCFQAGAKDVFVFDNTCDLWTACYNNSGIETAVKSAGGKMVPGNVEKMYHEVQIPGGEKLKTALVHETILNSDVFINVPILKHHASARVTIAMKNLMGIVWDRRFWHRNDLHQCIADFCLYSKPTLNVVDAYRVLTRNGPRGVSEADVLLTRNLLVSTDIVAIDAAATRVFGSEPDEIPHIVIGHDMGIGNMNLQQLSINRISM from the coding sequence ATGAAAAGACGAGATTTTTTGCAAAAAACAGCGGCTGCTACCCTGGTCGCGGGAACTGCCTTTAAATTTGGAAGTTTTTCTTCGCTATGGGCGATGGAAGCCTCAGCTGTCAATGACAAGCCATACGACCTGGTTGCTGTGCGCAATGGCGAACCCGAGGCTATGTTCGACAAGGCAATTGAATCACTTGGTGGTATTGGTAAGTTTGTAAAACCTGGGCGAAGTGTTGTTGTAAAGCCAAATATCGGCTGGGATGTGAGCCCCGAAAGAGCTGCAAATACGCACCCCGGCTTAGTAAAACGGATTATCGAACATTGTTTCCAGGCCGGAGCAAAAGATGTTTTCGTTTTTGATAACACTTGCGATCTTTGGACGGCATGTTATAATAATAGCGGAATAGAAACTGCTGTAAAAAGTGCCGGCGGAAAGATGGTTCCCGGAAATGTTGAAAAAATGTATCATGAAGTGCAAATACCTGGTGGAGAGAAGCTGAAAACGGCCCTGGTTCACGAGACTATTTTGAATTCAGATGTTTTTATTAATGTCCCAATACTCAAGCATCATGCATCAGCACGTGTTACGATTGCTATGAAAAATCTTATGGGAATAGTATGGGATCGCAGGTTTTGGCACAGGAATGACCTTCACCAGTGTATTGCTGATTTTTGCCTTTATTCAAAGCCAACGCTAAATGTTGTGGATGCTTACCGGGTTTTAACCCGTAATGGGCCGCGTGGAGTGTCGGAGGCAGATGTTTTATTAACGCGCAACCTGCTTGTTTCAACTGATATAGTTGCCATTGATGCAGCCGCAACCCGTGTTTTTGGTTCGGAACCGGATGAAATTCCACACATTGTAATTGGTCATGATATGGGCATCGGGAATATGAACCTCCAGCAACTCTCAATCAACCGTATTAGCATGTAA
- a CDS encoding carboxypeptidase regulatory-like domain-containing protein, producing MRKLYTFKTLAVLLMSLMAMNLSSQVSTLYGTVSYHNDGIRVIPDVTVLLYNETGNLVATTITNADGYYEFPDLPYGLYTLTGTCDLPAGGVSVVSALKVLKHINGQQLLNPIQQLAADVNNDGQITGFDFSNILVSYLVHGNPFPAGEWIFEEVTAIVDGMKSAGSEKGIGGTSTGDTGGAFDPGISNSPIAYFASIENLEALHNEELSIAIKMDELTELTGMHLSISYPGHLIEVLGIESAISEFDYVIHPDRIILSAANSNVKSQILNKGEEIITLRVRTSASFLKQDEIAFSIGEESHFAGATAEMISPKITLPVINYKKDRSELMANYPNPFSIQTSVNYRVANPSLVNLAVYGMDGKLITILVNEFQAEGIYQVTYKKEALASGTYFLRMYTEGFNPVQDTRVMIITSD from the coding sequence ATGAGAAAACTTTACACATTTAAGACCTTAGCCGTTTTGCTGATGAGCTTAATGGCCATGAATCTGTCTTCACAGGTTTCCACCCTTTATGGAACAGTAAGCTATCATAATGATGGCATACGGGTTATACCAGATGTAACTGTGTTGCTTTATAACGAAACCGGAAACCTTGTTGCAACTACTATCACAAATGCAGATGGTTATTATGAATTTCCGGATCTTCCCTATGGTTTATATACATTAACAGGAACTTGCGATCTGCCTGCCGGTGGTGTTTCAGTTGTCAGCGCACTAAAAGTTTTGAAACACATTAACGGACAACAGTTGTTAAATCCTATCCAGCAATTGGCTGCTGACGTAAACAATGACGGTCAAATTACCGGTTTTGATTTCTCTAACATACTAGTAAGTTATTTGGTTCATGGAAACCCATTTCCCGCCGGAGAATGGATTTTTGAAGAAGTTACTGCTATAGTAGATGGAATGAAAAGCGCTGGCAGTGAAAAAGGGATTGGCGGCACAAGTACGGGCGATACCGGCGGAGCTTTTGATCCAGGTATTTCCAATTCACCAATAGCTTATTTCGCATCAATTGAAAACCTTGAGGCTTTGCATAATGAAGAATTAAGTATCGCAATTAAAATGGATGAACTCACTGAGTTAACTGGAATGCATCTTTCTATCAGCTATCCGGGACATTTGATAGAAGTGCTGGGCATCGAATCTGCCATCAGTGAATTTGATTATGTAATACATCCGGACAGGATAATTTTAAGCGCTGCCAATTCCAACGTCAAATCACAAATCTTAAACAAAGGCGAAGAGATTATCACTTTGAGAGTTCGTACATCAGCTAGCTTCTTAAAACAGGATGAAATTGCTTTTAGCATAGGCGAAGAAAGTCATTTTGCAGGTGCAACTGCTGAAATGATCTCTCCAAAAATCACTTTGCCGGTTATTAATTACAAAAAAGACAGGAGCGAGTTGATGGCCAATTATCCTAATCCTTTTTCAATCCAAACATCTGTCAATTACAGGGTTGCCAACCCATCCCTTGTGAACCTGGCGGTGTATGGCATGGATGGCAAACTCATCACTATCCTGGTAAACGAATTTCAGGCTGAAGGTATTTACCAGGTAACGTACAAAAAAGAAGCATTAGCTTCCGGAACATATTTCCTTCGCATGTACACCGAAGGTTTTAATCCGGTTCAAGATACCCGCGTCATGATCATAACTTCTGATTAA
- a CDS encoding sigma-70 family RNA polymerase sigma factor, with protein MNKMQYSDEEILEGIKLRKAVVLEFVYEECYPLIRNLVLKNSGEKEDVQDLFQDAMVILFKKVKDNGLTLQCTFKTYLFSICQHLWLQRLEKRKKDTSVFKRVSITAELQEEELIEIFDDEEEKFRIYQKHFLNLDPECQQILKLFLKKSTIREIADLLGYQTEEYTKVKKYRCKEELKRRIVNDPEYKNLF; from the coding sequence ATGAACAAGATGCAATACTCCGATGAAGAGATCCTGGAAGGGATCAAGTTACGAAAAGCTGTGGTATTAGAATTCGTATATGAAGAATGCTATCCACTCATTAGAAATTTGGTTCTTAAAAATTCTGGAGAAAAAGAAGATGTGCAGGATCTCTTTCAGGATGCAATGGTTATCTTGTTCAAAAAGGTTAAAGACAACGGACTAACACTGCAATGCACTTTTAAGACTTATTTATTTAGTATTTGTCAGCACTTATGGTTGCAGCGGCTTGAGAAAAGAAAGAAAGACACATCAGTATTCAAGAGAGTATCAATAACAGCTGAATTGCAAGAGGAAGAATTAATTGAAATTTTTGATGATGAGGAAGAAAAATTTAGGATTTACCAGAAACATTTTCTTAACCTGGATCCGGAATGCCAGCAAATACTTAAATTGTTTCTGAAAAAATCCACAATCCGAGAAATTGCTGATTTGCTGGGATACCAAACAGAAGAATACACGAAGGTTAAAAAGTACAGATGTAAAGAAGAATTGAAACGTAGAATAGTTAACGATCCAGAATATAAAAATTTATTTTAA
- a CDS encoding dihydroorotate dehydrogenase-like protein, with product MTNLNTTYLGLNLKNPVIAGSSNLSTDPSVLKRIEDSGAAAIVYKSLFEEQIQLERYQMEEDLGEYNERHAEMISIFPSIEHAGPQAHLENLRKAKASLEIPLIASLNAVYKESWVDYAQLIEQTGVDALELNFFAIPTKFTNDGKSIEEEQLDIIKAIKGKLKIPVSVKLSPFYTNPLHFIKQIDDLGVNGLVVFNKLFQPEINVDEEKHITPWNLSDANDKRLPLRFTGLLYNKVNANICSSTGVFEGKDIAAMILAGADAVQVVSVLYRHKPEHIAKMLSDLQAWMEAKGYDSLKAFQGKLSAATLNDPFVYKRAQYVDALLNSDDLLKRARLS from the coding sequence ATGACAAACCTGAATACTACTTACCTCGGACTTAATCTTAAGAACCCTGTTATCGCTGGAAGTTCGAACCTCAGCACCGATCCGTCGGTACTTAAAAGGATTGAAGATAGCGGTGCAGCTGCCATTGTGTACAAATCGCTTTTTGAAGAGCAAATCCAATTAGAACGATACCAGATGGAAGAAGATCTTGGCGAGTACAATGAACGCCATGCTGAAATGATCAGTATTTTCCCGAGTATTGAACATGCCGGCCCCCAAGCCCATCTCGAAAATCTCAGAAAAGCGAAAGCAAGCCTAGAGATTCCATTGATAGCCAGCTTGAATGCAGTGTACAAAGAATCATGGGTTGATTATGCACAACTCATTGAACAAACAGGTGTTGATGCCCTCGAACTGAACTTTTTTGCGATCCCAACAAAGTTCACCAATGATGGGAAATCAATAGAGGAAGAACAACTTGACATTATCAAAGCTATAAAAGGCAAACTAAAGATTCCTGTAAGCGTTAAGCTCAGCCCTTTTTACACCAATCCGCTGCATTTTATTAAACAGATTGATGATTTGGGTGTAAACGGCCTGGTAGTTTTTAACAAGCTTTTTCAACCCGAAATTAATGTGGATGAAGAAAAGCATATTACTCCCTGGAACCTGAGCGATGCCAATGACAAGCGTTTGCCGTTGCGTTTTACAGGTTTGCTCTACAATAAAGTGAATGCCAATATTTGCAGTAGTACAGGAGTGTTTGAAGGAAAAGACATTGCTGCTATGATCCTTGCCGGGGCTGATGCCGTACAGGTGGTCAGCGTCTTATATCGTCATAAGCCTGAACATATTGCGAAAATGCTCAGCGATTTACAAGCCTGGATGGAGGCAAAAGGCTACGATAGTCTGAAGGCTTTCCAGGGCAAATTGTCGGCTGCTACGCTCAATGATCCTTTTGTTTACAAACGCGCTCAGTATGTGGATGCGCTGCTGAATTCCGATGATTTACTTAAAAGGGCCCGGCTTTCATAA